From the Glycine max cultivar Williams 82 chromosome 11, Glycine_max_v4.0, whole genome shotgun sequence genome, the window tttggtGTGCATTCGTagttgatgtaatattaaaatatttaatgattgaactattaaaattacacatataactagttattaaataaaatagagtttaatagtcataaatgatattaatcaataaaaaattatcatcaataataattttaaagtgatTATTATAAAACTCAATAAATTTATGATGAATTGATTGTATAAAACcattttataattgataatacatagcttattttcccaataaaataaattattcaaagaATAAACTTAGTCCCCATCTATTTGTGCAATATCTTTGATTAAATATACGATAAATTTACATAGATTGTTGTATTTACATATTGTTTTCATtacatcttttttaaataataatttttttatatcaatttctatttatttcttaaaagatGTCCATCAAATCTCAAAACTCTTAATTTCTCTTAtacaaacaagaaaataatttaattaatgtcctTGCTGAGGCTACAGGGTAACGTGTCCACCTACTCAACACAAATATGTTATTCATTAGTCGCTTTTCAACtacagagacaaaaaaaaatcaattgattcgATCTTATCTTGCTAGCAAGTTCCATTAATGAAAAGCCACACCAAAACACTAGATTTAGGATATGCTGGCACGTATATGGTTGCTTGCTTAAACATCACTCAATAATGCACCCCACCACAGCACTGACTATGACATGCACCTAAACGAAATTAAGCTATTTCTTTATTTAGTTGATGCTAGCTAGCTAGGTAGCtctttctaatttatttcttgCTTGAGTTATGCCTATTTAATTTCCATTcacttggattttttttattctaagatCGATCATCTTCAATTTCCCTATATTACTTGCAATATTGATTGAACACTACTAGATCATGTGTATAACGTTgtatagctagctagctagctttCTATTGTCTAATATACCTTTGTCTGTGTTGTAAATTAAGGTGCAAGAAGCAAGTAATCCCTcataatacacacacacacacacacatatatatatatatatatatatatatatatataatggcgGATTGGGGTCCAGTGGTGATAGCAGTGGTGCTGTTTGTGTTGCTAAGCCCTGGTCTTGTGTTTCAATTGCCAGGGAAGAGCAGAGTGGTGGAGTTTGGGAACATGCAAACCAGTGCAGTGTCTATCTTGGTCCACACAATCATCTTCTTTGGTCTCATTACCATCTTTCTTGTTGCTATTGGTGTGCATATCTACACTGGCTAGCCTTATCGCCCTCACTCCtttaaatctttaattattcTATTCTTTTTGGTTaaagttttagtaatttttatcttgttattcTTTTCTGATTTGGTGACTGTATTCTCCCATTTCTCATGTCCTCGTCGAATAATAACTCTACTTCTCTTTAGTCTTTGAGATTCCAAGATTAGGACAACTTTGGTTTGTATAGAATCATAGAATGGAATAACTTGCACGTACTGCACACACTGATATCACATCATATGGCTTAATGTTTTATGCTTTGAtgaattcattttcttttcatactTGAACCTCTCCCATTAGTGTGGTTGAAAacgaataagaaaaattaactaagtttggtgttatttaattatatcagTGGTGATTTGATTAACTATAATTGGACTCTCGCACTCAACCCTTAAAATCCCTTTTGTTCAATGcctataattgttttaaattaattatctgATAAGAATGCCACATCAGTTTttctcactcttttttttttcctttcataaaacactttttttggtacataaaTGACTAAcaaaagacaattttttgtGCATAGTAAAAACATATGACTcattttaaattactattttttttggttttattcggattttgtaattatattttaccaTCGAAAAATACTTTTATCCTTCCTGTACAAAAGATACTTTTATTCTGTTTAAGTATTttcggtttaattttttttaaaaaaaaagtatatatagcaAGCACCtaagtcaaaatatttttttggaatatgcAAAATTATGATgtccattgtttttttttttttatgttcgtCTATTATCTCCACAATCAATACtttctattttatgtttttaatcaatGTCTTAATGATTAACAAAACCCTTCTCTTCAAATCAAATAAGTATGAacgataattttttaagaacttAATATAACTAGatgtttaatattcaaatttgagattaataattaacctaaaataatACAACTTTTAATGTtcctttaatatttattttctagagagaaaaaaacattttacatAGTTACAATACATATATTATGTGTTGTACTTTTTGAGATGTACAATGTATAACCAATCTTATTACAACtttctataaaataattaataagattatcttatatttttctaaaaaaatattatattatataagtaattttttaccaTCATGTGGATAAATTAACGTAAGATTGTttcatcttaattaaaaattttaagtttgagtCCTAACTCCAAAAAAATATCCTgatttagacaaaaaaataaaaataattttcaatcttatatttttaaaagtaaaaaagtgaaaaaaaaaatgatgggtCAACTTGAAAAGCCCGCAACCTACATTGGGTCAGGCTTTAACATGTTATTTGGGTCTATTTGGGTCTATTTGCTTAACATGTTATTTTCCGTACCTCATAATGATGTTGAACTAACTCGTAATAAGctgaaattaaacttttttttatcatcattttattttagttttaaatattttttgataaattgtaattttaaaaatctaatccACCATTATATTagttcataaaataattttacaatctTTTCAGTCCTTTATAAGAACAGgtttggatttttcttttttttaaaaatctattacCAAATAATActcttgaatatttttttcataccaTTTTAGTCtagattaatatttttaagcaaCTTATAATACTCGTATCACCAGAGATTACACAACATTtatacaaaattgaaaaaaaaaattataactttgtttaacaagaaaaaaaaaactaaaattgttaAGAATTAGTGACACTAGAGTAGAGAGCAAGGCATTAATCCATAACATAAGGGCTACAATA encodes:
- the LOC100787382 gene encoding uncharacterized protein, which encodes MADWGPVVIAVVLFVLLSPGLVFQLPGKSRVVEFGNMQTSAVSILVHTIIFFGLITIFLVAIGVHIYTG